GGGGCTCGACAGATCAAGTATACCGAAACTAACATCTCATTCCGAGATCATTCAAGAGCTATTGTCAGAAATTCCGGAGGCTAGAGACGCCTCCAAGAATGTGACCCGTTTATTGTCGGGTTGCGCTAGTGTGACCGAGGAACCATGGTTGCTCGAAGATGTTGTCCCTAGCTGTCTCGAATATATAACCAGAGAAGATATGGAGATTGTTCTTCTTGGTACCGGTTCTTCGCAACCCTCAAAGTATCGAAACGTTAGTTCGATTTTCATCAATTTATTTTCCAAAGGAAGCATACTCTTAGACTGTGGTGAAGGAAGCTTGGGACAGCTAAAGAGAAGGTCAACAGTGCACCCCTTTTCTGCATTTAAGATTTTTTTATCCCCAAATTCATCTATCTAAACAATAAACCAAATCAAACATTCTTTACAAGTAATCTAAATCACCTCCACCCCATATCAGCTAAAGAGATCGTCTTTCTCTTACCCCGTGTCATTGATATGTTGCAGATTCGGAGTCCAAGGTGCGGATGAAGCTATAAAAGGTTTCAAATGCATCTGGATTTCGCACATCCACGCTGATCACCACACGGGCCTTGCAAGTATCCTTGCTCGACGACATGATCTGTTGAAGGGATCACCACACGAGCCCACCCTTGTCGTTGGCCCGTATCagctaaattggtttttgagcGCCTACCAAAAGCTCGAGGATCTGGACTTGCGGTTTCTCGACTGCTCTCATACAACTGAAGATGCATTGGAGGCTTTTGATTCAAACGAAGGGAACCCTAGCAAGGGCGTCGATTCATCTCTGTGCAAGATTCTCGGAGAACTTGGATTGGAAGCGCTGGTGAGCTTCTCTGTCATTCATTGTCCTGGAGCTTATGGCGTCGTGCTGCAGGCTGCGAGCAGGATCAACAGTGCCGGTAAAACCATTCCCGGGTGGAAAGTCGTCTACTCAGGTGACACCAGACCTTGCCCGAAACTTGTTTGGGCTGCCCGCCGCGCGACCGTGCTCATTCACGAGGCAAGTCATGACACTACTATTACTTCTACGTGGCAAATACTTACGTACATCCAAATGTATGGTGCACATTAGTATCTTATTAGAAATTAGTTAAGGCAGATGTACCGTGCATTTGGATGTACGATGCACATTAGTCTCCTATTAAAAATTAGTTAAGATGGATCTACCGTGCATCTGGATGTACGGTGCACATTATTCTCTAATTAGAAATTAGTGGACTCGTTAGTCTCTAATAATTTAGTGAAGACAGATGCACATCAGTCTCTAATTAGAATTTAATGAAGACATATGCACTTTGCATCCGGATGTACTGAAAGTGTGCCTATTTCAGAATGCTCTCTGTGTTCTCGGTTCACCATTTTATTGACTCCCGTTTGCAGGCGACCTTCGAAGACGGGATGATGGATGAGGCGGTGTCTAAGAAACACAGCACGACGATTGAGGCAGTGGAAATAGGGAATTCTGCGGGCACGTATAGGATCATACTGACTCATTTCAGCCAGAGATACTCGAAGATCCCGGTGTTCAATGAAGCGCATATGCACAAAACGTGCGTCGCGTTTGACATGATGAGTGTCAACTTAGCGGATGTTCATGCACTGCCAAGAGTGCTGCCATATCTCAAAGTCTTGTTTAGAGATGAAATAACTATTGCTGATGACTCTGAAGATGTGTAAGCTTAGATACTGCGCTTGTTGCTTacttttgatatttattttttatttaatgaagccactattttttcatttcactttGGTATCTTTACCTTTTTTCATTGGTGCAATATGTAAATACTGTCAAAGTAGCAAATCAAGGGAGAAATTAGCTCGATCAATGGAAGGAGAAGATTGAGGCAATAATTGAAATTATGTAAAGAATAATAATGAATATTATtgcctagaatagattgatattATTTTCATAGATAGCTAATAATCCTCCCTATATATTTGGGGCTGTAAATCATTGTACAATCAAGCAATATACACAAAAACCTTCTACTCCCAAATCTCTGCGTTCCCAATGTCGATCGATGCGTGTtccgcctctctcgattaccatcgttaagaaATACattggttttaaaaaattgattttgaagccgttattatttataatatgtaaTTGATTCGGCCATAATCTCATAATATCAAATCATTTTCGAAAAGTACCTAATATAAATAAGAGTAAATGCTATACTGTCTTATTGTTTTATAATATGAAAATGTGTTAATCTCAGGGTGATTAAAACAACACTCAGCGTCTCCCTTCTCAACTGTAGCCAAAACAATACATAATCAAAGTCAAGAGTTTggaattctttattttttattgccaaaagaaaatatattcatGTCTGGATTTTTAAAAGATGTTAAATATGTAAATTGGAACGAATGACCAAATTATTAACTGTCGACAAAACTATTAGGCTAACTGAAATCCACTGTCAAATTCAAATCacttttcttctttttgttgGTAGAAAGTTACTACTATAAGTTAAGGGTGATAATATACATAGAGATAATTTGCAAATGCAGTATGATATGGAAAACTTTTCCGACCTGCCGGATTCGAACCGGCAACCAAGGATGTGGCAACATCAGGTGGCAAGTCCTGATGCAGCGATTTATTCCTCACTCTCCCAGTTGATGATAGGGTCTTCGATTTAGTGAATCTCGCTGAAAATCATCTCCAGTATCTTTATCTTATTTGATttagtatcttttattttagttagttaatttccatatcttttgtaatcttttattttaattattttgcttgACTAGCAAGATAGGTTTAGAgtttagaattctataaattatagaattctctagtattttgattcattgagaaataaagttaaaacTTGTTCTCATTCtggttctggcggaaatcgctccctagcacctcaactagggtttatcttgttcttcgtaaTCGTTCTTGTTCTTCGTTTTACTACAAATCTTTGGTGCTCTAGTCTGGTAGATCAAGGGTCTATCAACTGGTGCTTCCATTGTTTACTCTTCCTCCATCCAAATCTCTCAAAACTCACGACTCACGACAAAATCCTCACAATCTCAATCCATACTCCAATCATCATAGCCACGCAGCCACCACTTGTTTCCATGGCTTTTCTCCAGGAATCTTTACAACAACATGCTCTCCGTGAGATCCTCGTGGACTTGCGCCAACTGGTTGCTGCTCGTGGCGAATTTCTAGCCAATTTCAGACGTCATACACTGACCGAGGAGCCTCCGGACAGCCTTGACGAGCGCTCACCTCCACATTCGTCGTGGCATACTCGGCCGCCGGACCAGCAGCCAGTCGCAGAGCCTCCGCGGTGTTGGATACTTCCTCCGTCAATCACACACCCGCCGCTGGGATTCAAGGCCGAGCCCTTGCCACTCCTGAGAGTCGATCCTCCTCGTTTCAACGGACAGAATGCTGTCGAGTGGATTAAGAATATGCAGATATATTACAACCAACGTTACACGCCTCTATCTGATCGTCTATACCTTACAAAATACTTGTTCGATCACCCGGCGTCGGATTGGAGGGCATACTGGATGGATAATAATGCCGGAAAATGCTGGGATGATTTTCTGTTGGCAGTCAAGCAGCAATTTGACCCTGATCCGTGTGCAGACAATGTCGGTCCTGTTCGGAAGCCTCACACTGCCACTTCCGACCCGCTACCTTGGGCAGAGGCTCCGTCACCGGCAGTTTCTTCCACTGCCAACGTCGTTCGAGCTGAGATCCTTTATAAAAGGAAGCCTTGCTCCGGCTACAGTCTGAAGGAGATGAATGACAGTGGAGAAGGTTCTACAGATTCCAGAGAGCATGATGATATTCTCGAGTGCCGAACATCAGTCGGCATGGTGAAGCGAGCTCCAATAATTGTAGGGGACGGTGGTAATCCTAGTCTGCTTCAGAAGCAGAAATTTCCTTGCTTCGATGACTCAAGTGGTGGTGATGATGCTGCCCACATGAGCCAAGAACCAATGAGTAAGCAACGGACACCATACGTCGAGGGTGAGACAGTTTGGGCAAGTCAGATTCCGGTCAATCCACGACGACATACATCTAAGGTCCCTACTAGTGCTGCCGAACACTCATCTAAGGTTGTGAATGCATTCTTTGAGGATCATGCTGTTGAATCACCGAGCACGGATGTTAAGCCCATGTGCTTGACAGATGTTTTCCTTGAGAAGAACTTGATGTCGCTGGCGATGAAGTTCTTCATGGAGAGTTTGATGTTTCTAGAGGAGCGGGTATCGTCGCCTTTCTTTCCTGCTTCAACATTCGCTACGACTCGTACGAGACAGGGGCATGAAACTCTTTGCTTTGGTGCGATGAAAGGAGTTCGTATTTTTGACCCTGGAGATTTTGAGAGTATTTCCACCTTGGACAAGACACTCGTGTTCTTAATTCATGAcccaccttgagggcaaggtggtTTTCAACGGCGGGAGAGTTGATAGGGTCTTCGATTTAGTGAATCTCGCTGAAAATCATCTCCAGTATCTTTATCTTATTTGATttagtatcttttattttagttagttaatttccatatcttttgtaatcttttattttaattattttgcttgACTAGCAAGATAGGTTTAGAgtttagaattctataaattatagaattctctagtattttgattcattgagaaataaagttaaaacTTGTTCTCATTCtggttctggcggaaatcgctccctagcacctcaactagggtttatcttgttcttcgtaaTCGTTCTTGTTCTTCGTTTTACTACAAATCTTTGGTGCTCTAGTCTGGTAGATCAAGGGTCTATCAGTTGAGCTAAGGTTGGGCACTAGTCGATGAATCAAAATTCTCCATTTTATGATAAGTCTCAACTATCATCACTTGTAAACTGACTATTGAGGGTAGTGATTTATGTTCTTTGACAAAATATAGTATTTTCATAGTCAAGTTTTGAAGCATTTGATGACAGCCCCGTGGATCAATTCATAATTGAGAACATGAATAATATATACTATTTGTTGATGAATATATAAACTTATTCATCCAAGATTTGAATTAATGGTTGCACACTCAGATTTACTGAATGAAGAACTCAAACAATTAGTATGACAAAAAAAACCAACGAAATTGTTGGCCTAAGATTCTTTTTTTCTAAAACCAATGTCTCATTCATTAAATTTAGTGTAACATTTATTCAAGTTACCTTGATATGGTTATTTAATAAAGAAAGgataatgataaaaaaacaattttagtACGTATGTAAGAAAAAGACAAATGATGCTTATTCTTAGAAAAACATAAGAAAAAGGATAAATGGTACTTGCTCTTAGAAAAACATACGGTAAAACTACACACATTGTGTGAATAGACGTATTAAGCCTTAATGAAAATTTAATGCAGCTACCCAATTATCCCATATTGCTAAATTCTCATTGTGTTTTCATGAAAGTGGGTATTTTTTATACGTTAAAATAATGGATATCATTCGTCTTTGCTATAGTAAATTGAGTACTTACTGTGATTATGTCGTAATCCAGCTACTTGGCAATATTACTCACTATGTTTTTATAAATGTTTAtatcttaatttatttatttccataattCCAACTATTTTGTTTAGTTGGGGAAGGGGGTTTGGGATTTGTAGCCTATATCTCTCACACACCCTTACAAATGGAAGAAATAATCAAAGAGTTGTTTTTTGCTTCATGAAATGTAGATTAGTTACAAAATGAGCGTGTCTGAACATATTGAAAGCACCAAGCAAAAGTAGATGATGGACAAAGATCATAACTCGagatttcataaaaaaaaaattgggttgAAATTAGTTAACAATACAATTTTCCACTTGCATAAATTATTAGACCGCTTGTGTTTATCTTTGTTGGACAAAGAGGTaagaaacaattttaaaatCCATTCTCTTGAAAGAGCATGAAATAGGTTGAATACTAAACTAACCCAATAAACCAACGACGATATTTGATAACTCAAGTCTATTGAGGGGAAACTAATAGTTATTCTACGTATAGTGAGTTCTCTTATCACACTAGACACTACCCCATAGCCCATTCCCTCTTTCAAAGCAACTCGGAAACCTagacccaaaaaaaaaactaaacccTTAATTTAAAATGCACCATTTGGCATGTAAATTACCGTATAGAAGTAGAGAAAGACGTACCAGCACGTCTTGACAAAAAATCTGCTAGGAGTTGCGCATGTAAACAGACTACTTCATTCTCCGTGCGCAGTACCAAACCGAAAATTTTAAAGGAACAGTAATTGGGATTCACACTTTCTTTAAATCAACCAAAACGCTATTGTGTATATTAGCCTCTATGATCAAGATTCGCAACGACAAaattatatttgaaaattaCCAAATGCGTCAATTCATCGCAAGTAGCCTACGGTATATGAAATGGGGTAAACTTGTGGTAAGTTTCTTCATCTGTAACTCCGAGGGAAAATGTCAAATTGAAGAGTGGCTGGACTCATGCAAATTTCAACTATCCATGGAAAAAAGGAAGTCACTAGTCATACAAGGATCTTGCACATAGTGATTGAAATTCAGTGAGAAATGCTATGCAATGGATTGATAGGGGAATAAGCTGATAAAACGCAGACACAATTACTATAAATTTCAGACTACCTTTACTGTTTCATCAGATCTATTAGAAAATTTGTTAGCATTATTGTTGCACAACTGCCCATATAAAGCAGAAACttctacaaaaaaaatgatGTGTATAAGTTATGGAATATTTGAAAATTTACCAGTATTTTTGTACAAGGCATTGGATCCCAAACTGTTCCcgaaagaaatgaaaagaacAACAATTTTCAGTTCTTGAGAAGAGAAACTCATCTGCAAGATATCTACAAGAATAATCAAATGGGTTGAGTTGGTAGTGGTCATCATTTTTTACTACCGACACAAATGGAGACCTGGTACACGCCTTGAGTAATCTTTGCTGAAGCAGTTCATGACCTGAAAAGAGAGAATAAGTAGGATCAACCATCTAAATCCATGGAAGATACATGACCAGAAGTTGAccgtttttggttaattatatATCAGATTATCTCTGAAGAAATGGGATGGATGAAATAAGTTTAGTCTGTAGCTCCTCGAGAAAAAGGGGTCAGTGGGCTTATCTAAATTACGAACTGTTGCCCAATTTTACAATGCATGTTCCTTCCCAATTTGAACAACAAACAAATATTGCAGTTCGTGGATGATGATCCCTCATCACATGCAGGAAACAAGCCATCAAAGGTAAAGGAGCTGAACTACAACTTTGGTTCATTCTACCTGTGATGAATAAGGGCATGAGCTAGTGAATTCAAAATGGATAAAGAGACTCAGAAATTACCAAGACTTTCCCGAAGCAAATGCCACCACTAGTTGCAGTTGTGATAGCCCCAGGTAAGAGAAGACTGTCAAAGTTATTCCAGTCATTGATGGTTACAACACACCAGTAAAATATTCGTCCAGAATCAATTCAATGAGCCACGGCACCTACAAGATGAACCATTAGCAGGCCAGTTAACAGAGATGCCATTGTATTACAGTTAAACAAATATTAGCAGCAGACACAGATCAGTTATTTAGAACAGAAAATATGGATTAGAGCTAGTAGCCCTTTAGAATCCAAAATCCAAAATAACACTATTTGCTAAAACCTAATTATGGCAGACTTTCAAGATATTAGCGTATCAATGCATTCATGCAAATAATCAAGTCTTTTAAGTAAGGAGGTCTAGTTAGCAGAGAAGTGGATTTACTAAATCACATGTAGCTTATCAGAACATCAAGAGATAATGACATTGTAACAGGATGGCATAATTCTAATACATCAACGATTTCAACCTTGAGAACAATGATAAATTAAACAGGTCAAACATGCCTTCACATCAAATAAGTAGCACCTGCATAACAAGACAACTAATAACAAAACCTGTTTTTGAGAAGTTTgcttataaattaaaatacagaaAACAGGTCCGAACAAATATCAATAGAATTCAGTTTTATCTGGACATGTTAAAGTAAAGTTCAACACCCAAGTCATGCTCAATGATGCAAATATTTGAGTGTGATGGTAGTACAGTGTAAGGATAGAAGCCTATGAATACAGTAATTAGTACTAATTTGTATACTATCTTACCTTTTAGAACCACAGTTGTAATTGTATGTGAGTTCTTCGCCAGTAGTGATATGACACTTTGAGTATATAAAGATCTTTTTCTGCCCCTCCACACTTATGACCTTTGTATAGCAATTAGGCTGAGATCAACAAAATACCAATGCTGTCTAATTTACGGTGACTCCGTCACACTAGTGACTCAATGCAACATATTTATAACCTTTAGCAATAGTTACCTCACAAGAATGGTTTATAAATCTAGCAATCCCTCCACGTTTGGTGGCATCAACCTGCAAGTAAAATGCATCTAGTGATATTTCTCTCTGTGACTTCTCATCTCACCATACCGGGACACTAGTATCATGTCATTCTACATGAGACATTTCATATGTAGATATTAATACTGAGCAATTAACCAGTGCAGGTAAGAAGGAAAACTAGCAAACATTGACAGGAACTAACTGAACAACGAAGGAAGAACCCCTAACAGATCAATTCACCATAACATGAAATGAGGGAACATGAATATGAAAGGGAAAAACTGGACAAGGTAAAATGACAATCTCAGAAATCAATATGGCAATGGCGTGAAGTAATAGTTACATCAGAGAGTAAACTAATGAAGTGTGTTGTCAAAAATCTATGATAAAGGATGaagaaaaaaccaaaaaaccatAATTAGCACATATGCCATCAAATGTTTATAAGAATTATGATGTTAAGCTAAGCGAattcaaatattaatatataaattaccACATATCCGTCATCTAATCTGAAAAGATAACTGCTCCCAATTCCCATTTTTTCATATTGGCGCTCTCGTGTGTCAGATATCTAGAGAGTCAAGTAAGAGAAAGGTGTTAAAGCAAAGAAAAAATCGACTTGGACAGTTGGACTGAAATGACAACGACAGATTCCAGAGACATTTTATACATTCCACATTGTAATGGTGCCATAGTGCACTTTTCACATCCCAAACTTTGGACTTAGGTTGAAAACTAATCACAGTAGTAAGTGTTCTCGTCAGTGGTACAATCAACTCAAAGAAAAAGctaattttcaaataaattcaagaTCTGTCTTTAAGTTGCTAACATCTTCATGAACCTTTACCATAAAATGTAACTTAAAGGAAGACCTATTGACAAGCCCATTAACAAGAGAAAAAGTGGAAATCTTACACTACGGCGAATAAGTTCTCCAACATATTCAATAACAAAGTCCTCTGCCTCAATTGGCTCTAGTGCAACAAGAC
This genomic interval from Salvia splendens isolate huo1 chromosome 13, SspV2, whole genome shotgun sequence contains the following:
- the LOC121760453 gene encoding tRNAse Z TRZ4, mitochondrial-like; translation: MNMINRQLAQLANSMGELQGNSGKLPSIVHVPEKANVSKKTSGEPSGTKLLRDVASEEELNKPLPQIQDPFFLDETLLAKDETKGVLPKEDPPKETEPMKETPAQNVPKRDSGKAGEEPKSEFIGAAGAQLPASTEELSDGELEKEGDTARSLLPTDTLPPQVELKKLPANLKYAFLGEKDSYPVIISSSLTKEHHIKLEEGAKAHRDSQRKVNPKMWEEILKEILKLLSLRIIFSVPDSEWAQRNYDTTKKEMLAVVYSFEKFWQYLLGSKMLAENLLKFHLRPYANMGLDRSSIPKLTSHSEIIQELLSEIPEARDASKNVTRLLSGCASVTEEPWLLEDVVPSCLEYITREDMEIVLLGTGSSQPSKYRNVSSIFINLFSKGSILLDCGEGSLGQLKRRFGVQGADEAIKGFKCIWISHIHADHHTGLASILARRHDLLKGSPHEPTLVVGPYQLNWFLSAYQKLEDLDLRFLDCSHTTEDALEAFDSNEGNPSKGVDSSLCKILGELGLEALVSFSVIHCPGAYGVVLQAASRINSAGKTIPGWKVVYSGDTRPCPKLVWAARRATVLIHEATFEDGMMDEAVSKKHSTTIEAVEIGNSAGTYRIILTHFSQRYSKIPVFNEAHMHKTCVAFDMMSVNLADVHALPRVLPYLKVLFRDEITIADDSEDV